CACGGATGAACACGGATGCACACGGATTCGGGTGGAGCACCGAACTCCGGTTTCGCCCGGGCCAGCTTGGAAACCGGCGCTCCATCAGGCCGCGAAGTAGTCCCTCAGAAGCCATGGCGTCTACCGCATGACTTTAGCGCGGTCCCAGCCGATGCGGGCCTTGCTCGCTTGATAGCAGCAAAGCTCGTTGTCTGTGAGGTCACCGGCTTCACAACGACGCAACGCCTCAGCCGCAAAAAGATGAAATGTGCTGGTTCCCATGACCGAACTTGATTTGCATTTAGTGCAACCGGAGCTGGAAAAGCGGCATGAATTCCTCCCTCTACACCCGTGCACAGCGAGCGATGGCAGAACTTAAGGGAGCCGTCTACGAGTTGATTGTTGAGAATCCAGACGGACTGACCAACGCAGAAATTGGCCGCCGGCTCGGGATCTACCAAGGGCATGTCGGTCATGAAGGGCACATGAGCCGAACCATTCTGGCCATGCTCGAAGCTGAGGAGGTTGTCATCCAAAACAAGGAGAGCAAGGTCTGGAGCCTCCGGAAGGCGGAAGTGGTGAAGCAAGCAGCGCAAGCCTAGTTGAAGATTCGGTATACGATTTCGGCGATCTGGCGCGCAAGTAATGGCGGCACGGCATTGCCAACCTGATGGTATTGCTGGGTGCGCGGCCCCTCGAAAAAGTAGTTGTCCGGGAACGTCTGCAGCCGCGCCGCCTCGCGGACGGTGAGGCTGCGGCATTGTGTCGGGTCGTAGTGGATGAAGTAGTGACCATCCTTCGAGATGTGGGACGTTACAGTGGTTGAGGGGCGGCCAGCGCACTGCACGCGGAAGCGGTCGTTGAACTTGGTGTCCTCCAGCGCCTCAGCGACGTTCTCATGCTTGGGCAACAACTGCGGGGGAAAATCTTCGAGCAGCGGCGAGCGGTTGTGAATGCGGGCGAAGGCCGAGACAAAGAAGTAGCGGTGAAGGTCGGGGCGGATGTGCGAGCGCGTCTCGTGATTACACACTGCGTCAAGACGCTCGTCCTGAAACCAGTTCCGATGCGCGCGAATGACACGGCGGCCCGGTCTGACAAAGATGCCGCCACGGTCCAGCGAGGCATCGACCTCGCGAAGGAGGGTGCGAACCTCGCGGCGAAGCGCGTCATCCACCCGTGGGCCGTGCAGCCAGGCCGAATCGGCGATTTCGAGAACCGCATCGCGCCACGCTTGGGGATTGTCCGGCTCCTTGGACAAACCGCTTCTGAGCCGTGGCAAGTCCGAGATGACATCCTCGATGGGAACTCTGGTTTGCGTCTTCAACAGACCGGTCTGCCTTTCGTTCTCGGCGAGGATGCCGAGCAGAATGATGCGATGCCGGGCCTGCGGGATGCCGTAGTCCTCGGCGCGGACCACGAAGTCCTCCGGTTCGCACCTGCCGAGCAAATCGCCATTGCGCACCACGAGTGACACGAGCCGATAGCGCAGTGTTTCGCGGCGCCGGGCCGGGCCGAAGACGGCGTCCAGTGGATTCTCAAGGTCGCTGCGGATGCGCTCGAACATGTGCTGCTCCTGCACCTTGGCTGACAGCAGCCCTTTCACGTTTTCCATCACGAAAACGGGCGGCTGGTGGACGGCGATGATGCGGAGGTAATGCCGGTAGAGTTCGTGGCGCGGGTCCGCCTCGTATTTGGCGAGGCCCTCGCGCCCGATGACGCGGGAGCGTCCCACAAGCGAATACGCCTGACAGGGTGGACCACCAATCAAGACCCAGTTGACTCGCGTGCCGAGTGCGTCACGAATTCGCGCATCAATCAGATCGGGAGGAAACTTCTCGCCACCCAACTCCGCGTGCCAAGCCTCCTGGTCGGCCTTCTTCGCTTCCGCCGGATACTGTTTGAACAGGTCTTCGCGTGGAATCAGGCCAGCGAGGTAATCGTAGTAGGCATCAGGCGCTTTCTTGTCCGGGAACTGGCGGAAGAAGGCGCGCAACTGCAACGTCTGATGCGCAAGGGGGTCTTTTTCGATGGAAAGCCTGATTTTGAACGCGGGGTCGCCGCCGGGCCGGAGCGCGGAGAAGCCTTCGCCCAGCCCGCCCGGTCCGGCAAACAAATCAATGACAGGTCTCGGCATTGCGGCGCGATGCTAGTCAAGGAGCCGCAGGCTGTCAGCCCTGACCCGAATTCTGCCGGTAGAGGCGCTGCAAATAGCTCTCGAGAATTTCCCCGACCTCGGATGCGCTCAACGCATCCAGCTGGAGGACGCCGCCAACCCGATTGATGAGTTTGCCGGTTTCATTGGACCAGGCGCCCACGGATTTGCGGGGACGGATGCGAGGCAAATTGCGCTCGGTGTAGTCAAGCGCAGTGTGAAGAACGGTTCGGTTCTTGCCGAACAAACGCTCCATGTAATGGAACTGGATGTCGGTATTGCTGAAAAGAACGCGAGTGAGTCGGTATGGATCAGCCTCATCCGCCAGGACGGTGGCATACGCCCCCCACCAAAGCCGGGCGATGCCATTGCGGGCCAAGCGCTCCATCGAACTGCCCTTGAAAAACCAACGCGTCTCCACGCTGTCAAAGTTTTCGGCCGAGCCGCCCTGCCAACGGAGGCGGGCGTAGCGCCAGTAAGTGGTGTGGGCAAGGCAGGACCAGAGCCGCTCGTCGGAAGCCTGGACCGGCGTGAGCATCCGCAGCCGCTCGTAGAGCGCGATGGCATTGGCCGCATCCGACTCGGTGCGGGCATCGGATTCGCAAACAAGTTCAGGGAGCTCGACAATCTCAATCTGAGATTCACGGATGCCAGACGCGGCGGACGGCAGCGAACGGACCCAAGGTTCCTCTTGGCCGTATCGCGCACGGTGTTCCCGTTCGGCGATGGCCCGCACGTCCGCGAGGAAGTCACCCGTAAAATATGGTAACATCATATCCTAGTTCCCCCCTTCTGAGTCGAGGCGCTCAACCAATTCAGTGATGCCGCGGGCAAACGGGGAATCGAGGAGGGCCTGGGCGGCGTCCATCGGGTCGAAGTCCGGCACATCGACCGGATGGGAGACCTCACGAAGCCGCGCCCGAACCACCTGAAACCATCGAAAATCCTCGAGTTCCCCCGGATCGATCCCCTTGACGCGGTGAAAAACGTCCACCAGGGCGGGGAGCACAAGCATGGCCGAAAGGATGGCCGGTCCCCGGCGGCTGGCAGCAACGCTCCGATAGAGCCGGAACTGGGCGGGTGAAACCTCGACGTGGATGCGCGGCCCGCCGATATTCACCGTCATCCCTGTTCCGGCATCCTCCGTTTGAATGACTCGCATAATCGAGGAAATTTTCCGCAGGCGGTCGGATTTCGGCTCGGCGATGAACTCAAAGTTGGGGCCGTAGGCAAGAATCCCGTGCCGGGGAACGCGGATTTGAACACCATCGTAGTCGGGGTTAAGAAAATCCGGGCGGTAGCCGACCAAGTCACGCGCCGCGGAGACAAGAGGCGTGACCTGAACGAGGCCACGGAGTTCATCAGCCGGGATGACCATCTCGTTCGAGCCCAGGCGGACAAGGTGGCGGCGACGGTAGAAGTTTTGCCGGCACTCGACCACCACCGCCGGCGAGGCGTCGCCCGAAGCCACAAGGCCCGCGATAAACGGATGGGACAGCTCGAAGCTGAACCGGATGGAATAGCGCTCGGGAGCAACTTCACCGGAAGCATCGGCGAGCCGGACAAAGCCGCCGGTGAAATCATCCAGATTCGGACCGAGCACTGGGTAGGGAAAGGAACGGGTTTTAATTTCCATAACAATAGGCGCGGAGTGAAACCGGGACGGTTGACTCGATCACAACCCGGAGCCGGATTGTCTGCCCCCCGGCGACGGCAAACACGTCCATGTCAACATCGCTGCCGGTGCCCATGTCGAGCACGCGAGTTATGCGCAGGTCGGGTTCCTCCTTGTTGTCCTCCCCGACGCTCACAAGGTTCAGCCGGCCGGAACAGGCGGCGGGTGAACGAACAATCAGCTCATAGGTATCGGAGCCGGTGCGAATCGATCTCGTTTGCAAAAGCGTCTTGATCTGGCGCGGTTGCGTCTCCCCAGTCGCGCCTCCGCCCGTGGTGTCGCCCCGCCCTCCGGGGGACTCGGTTTCGGTGTCCCCCGGATCGGGAGTGGCGTCACCGACGCCATCGCCTTCCTCGTTGCCGTCTTCAGGAGCCGCGCCACCCGGAGCCGGCTGGCGAACCGGCGGGCGCGGCGGCACTTCCTGAATGATCAAGGGCTGGCTGACCGGGGCCGTCACAATACCGTCCTCACCGCCCCGTTCCCTGGCAGTTTGGGAATCGTCCGCCAGCGGTTCATCGTCCTCGTCCGGCAGATAGCGGTTGAGCTCTGGCACATCAGACTCGCGGGCGTCCTCATCCGGATTCAGCTCGCGCAGACACTGGTTGATCCAATCGCGCACGTTTTGGAGCACACGTTTCGCCTCGGGCCCGTCATCGGATCGGCTGGCATTCCATTCATTGTGAC
The sequence above is drawn from the Verrucomicrobiota bacterium genome and encodes:
- a CDS encoding DNA cytosine methyltransferase, with the protein product MPRPVIDLFAGPGGLGEGFSALRPGGDPAFKIRLSIEKDPLAHQTLQLRAFFRQFPDKKAPDAYYDYLAGLIPREDLFKQYPAEAKKADQEAWHAELGGEKFPPDLIDARIRDALGTRVNWVLIGGPPCQAYSLVGRSRVIGREGLAKYEADPRHELYRHYLRIIAVHQPPVFVMENVKGLLSAKVQEQHMFERIRSDLENPLDAVFGPARRRETLRYRLVSLVVRNGDLLGRCEPEDFVVRAEDYGIPQARHRIILLGILAENERQTGLLKTQTRVPIEDVISDLPRLRSGLSKEPDNPQAWRDAVLEIADSAWLHGPRVDDALRREVRTLLREVDASLDRGGIFVRPGRRVIRAHRNWFQDERLDAVCNHETRSHIRPDLHRYFFVSAFARIHNRSPLLEDFPPQLLPKHENVAEALEDTKFNDRFRVQCAGRPSTTVTSHISKDGHYFIHYDPTQCRSLTVREAARLQTFPDNYFFEGPRTQQYHQVGNAVPPLLARQIAEIVYRIFN